The Candidatus Bathyarchaeum sp. genome includes the window ATTTTGTCTAACAAAGAACCTGCAACGTTAGCAATTATACTGACAAAAACTAGGGTCACAAGAAACTCTCGAATTGTTTCAACGTAATATTTGTTCTTTAAGCTTCGCAGGAGCAGGTAAACTACGAAACAAACAAAGATTATATCTAAACCCCAAACTAGGGCATTACCTACTGAACCAAGCAAAAAGAACAACGTAAAGCTCAGAATGTAGCAGCTAGTGTTGATTATGTCTGAAATTGGGGACGTTACAGGATAAACGACAACGTCTGGGTCTAAGCCTCTTCTGAAGGTGAAAACTGAAAAAAACATTGTTAACGGCGAGATAAACACCACTGACAATGCCATAGTGGCAATAATTACACCCATTATGTTCATAAAATCGAATACTGTGGCGTTCCACAAGAATAAACCAAAACCCCAAGCAGCAACGCCTATGGTTATCCCGCTGACAAGGGCAAGAGTAACGATTACCCGTAGCAGATACTGGAAATCTTTGGTATTTTTGGTAAAAACGGGTTTGATGGTACCCAAGTGCAGTCCCGTTCCAAGGTGAGCACTGAATATGCCGCCGATTGCGCCTCGTACACTAAGTATTCCAGGGTACAGTATGATTGCCCATGGGGCTTGGTCGAAAACTCCAGAATATACAAACAGCAGGGTTCCAGTTAGTAAACCGAATATATCAAAGGATAAAGACAGTAACGACTGGCTTAGGCTGGCTTTGAATTTCTGATTGGAAAGAGCCCCTGCTATGTTGGTCTTCGTCATCGCTGTCACTTCCTTCCATCCAGCTTAGCCTCCTCGTCTTTGATATTGAACCCAATGCAGGGCAACGGAACGTACAACCAACAGTGTAGGGTAAACGAGCCCTTATTGGGCATGTCATCCCACGTAACATCAACACCGCTTTCTGTCGCTCCTAATTTCATCCTTAAAAACAACAATAGCCCTTAAAGACTTTTTGTACAAACATTCAACTAAAAAACCAAAAAACAAAATGAATTGAAAAAAGAAAAGGGAAGATAATTCTTCATTTAGTTGTGCTTCCCACACAACGAACTCAATGCCCAAAGTGCTATCCAAACTTAGTTAACAATTTACAGTTAGGCTTTGGTCAAACTAAGGCTCTTCATTAGGTCACGTTTTCTGTTTCGAACAGTAACTTCTGTAACGTTTGCTGCCTTGGCAAGTTGCGCTTGCGTGACTTTTTCTTTAAGCATTCTAGCAGACAAATAAAGAATCGCAGCAGCTAAACCTGATGGGTCTTTTCCGGTAGTAGCGTAGTTTCGTTTTGCTTCGCGTATCAATTTGATTGCTAGGCCTTCTACATCGCTGGAAACTTTGGCGTTTTCTGCAACTTTTGTAATGTAATCTGCAGGGTCGTCAATTGGCATACGCATGTCAAGATTTCGAACTATTACGCTGTATGATCGTGCAATTTCCTTTCCGGTTCGTTGACTGGCTTCGGAAATTTCTTTTAGTGTTCTGGGAACTTTAGTGAACCTTACTGCAGCATACAATGAACCCGCAACCATTCCTCCGATGCTTCTTCCTCGAACTAGTCCTGCGTTCAAGGCTTTTCGGTAGATTATTGCTGCCATGTCATGAACTGAAGAAGGCATATGCAAAACATCAGATAACCGTTGAAGTTCACTCATGGCTAGCATGAGGTTTCTGCTTTGTGAAGCATGAACTTTTGATCGTGTGTGCCATCGTCTTAGGCGCCACATTTGTTGTTTTACTTTTGGAGAGAGTGGACGCCCAGCTGCGTCTTTTTCTACGCGGATGACGGTTGATAATCCTTTATCGTAATGGGAATAGTTTGTAGGGGTTCCGGCTCGTGCTCTGGAGTCTCTTTCTTGTGGTGTGAAGGCTCTCCATTCTGCTTCTTGGCTTTGGAGGCTGTCTTCTACGACTAGTCCACACCTGCTACAGACAGATTCTCCCATTTCGGAGTCTAAAACTAGGTTTGTACTGCCACATTCTGGGCATTTGAGTGAGAGTGCCTGTTTAGTCAATACTATTTCACCCCTATTAACGCTCACAAATATACCTTGGAAGGTCTGGTATTTAAATATGACGTATGTCATATCCAGTTTTTAGGTTCAAAATCAAAAAATTAACGCAAAACTCGTAGTAAACTAAACATTTTTTAGGGTTTTTTCGAATGCTTAGACCATCATTTTCGTCAGTGAATAGAATAACAATGAAAAGCTGATAAGTAAAATAGTATACAGAATGAATAAATGTACAGTGGAGTTAAGTTCAATGGCACAAGAAAACGACAGCACCCGAAAAGAAATTGAAATACTACGAATTCTCAGCGAGTTTGAGGGCCCAGTGGGTTCAACTCTTCTTAAACGAGAACTAAGAAAAAGGGGTTTTCTTCTCAGCGAACGAACAGTACGCTATCACTTGCAGTTGTTAGAAGCCAAAGGTTTCGTTTTAGGCCATGACCGCAAAGGAAGAACCATAACTCCACAGGGACTGGAAGAACTGAGCAGGTCCCTTGCCACTCAACGTCTTGGGTTTACTACTACTCGTTTTATGTCGTTGGCGTATTCTGCAACTTATGATGCCACTAAAGATTCTGGGTCGGTTGTTGGAAACGTAGCTTTACTCGACAAAAGCCTGCAACACAAAGCCATCGACACAATGAAAGCCCTACAGAACATGAATTTATTGTCTGCACCTTACATCAAAATACTTAACGAGAACGAGGAATACTGCGATATTTCTGTTCCTAAGGACAAGTTTGCCCTTTTCACTGTTTGTAACTTGACATTAGACAGCATACTGATTCACTCGGGAATTCCCTTGTTTTTCAAGTATGGGGGCCTTGTTCAGGTAGTAAACAAAAAACCAATACGATTTGTGGAAATAATCTCTTATGAAGGAACAACAATTCCACCTTTGGAAGTTTTTGTTTACAGACGAATGACCTCAATTTCCCGCATACTAAAAACAGGTTCAGGGATGTTGCTCGCTACATTGCGTGAAGCGCCTTCTGAAGCACGAGAAAAAACTGTAAAGATTGTAGAAGAACAACAAAAGAAAGGCTGGGGCGGAGTGCTAGTTTTAGGAGAACCCAACGAACCCGTTCTTGGGGTTCCGGTAGGCATGGACAGGTTTGGAATCTGCATGGTTGGAGGAATAGTACCCGGAGCCGCCATGGTAGAAGACGGAAACCACGAAGTTACTTTTACTTCACATTGTTTTGTTCCAATCAAAGACATGACCCGAATCTAAAACAGTCAATTGTTTTCTTTTTTTGTTCAGAAAGAAGACTTTAAAAGATGCTCGTCCGCTTTAAAAGCGTGAAGGGATAATCCATGAAGCATGATGCGATTTTGGTTTTGGATTTTGGGGGACAGTACTGTAACCTTATTGCCCGACGAATCAGGGAGCACAAAGTTTACTCTGAAATTGTTCCTTGCGACATAACCCCTCAAGAAATCGACGAACTAAACCAAACCATGAACGTCAAAGGCTTGATACTTTCTGGCGGCCCTTGGAGCGTCTACGAAAAAGATGCCCCAAAATTTGACCCAGAACTACTCAATTTGGATATCCCTGTTCTTGGGTTATGTTATGGTCATCAAATGATTGCCTTTTTCTCCAACGGAAAAGTCAAAGCCGGAACCACCAAAGAATACGGCATCGCCTATGTCACTATCGACAAGCCCGTAGGAATTCTCAGGGACCTTAACAAACAAGAAAAAGTTTGGATGAGCCACGGCGACACAGTATACGACCTCCCAGAGGACTACGAAATGATAGCCTACACCAAAAGTTGCCCAATTGCGGCTTATCATCACAAAACCAAACAGATCTATGGGCTACAATGGCATCCTGAAGTAGTCCACACCGAACATGGAATGCAAATGCTCAAAAACTTCATTTTTGAGGTCTGCAAATGTGAACCCAACTGGAAAGCCGAATCGTTAGTTGATAAGGCAGTCAAAGAAATTCAAGAAACAGTTGGAAAGGGAACAGCTATTATTGGCTTGAGTGGAGGAATCGATTCTAGTGTTGCTACGTTTATGGCAGCCAAGGCGATTGGGGAACGATTATTGGCAATTTATGTTGACCATGGTTTCATGCGAGAGGGAGAAACAGAATACGTTGAATCCACATTCAAAAAACATGGAGTTAACATCATTGCAATTCGGGCTAAAGACCGTTTCATGAAACGATTAGGGGGTATTGTGGATCCTGAAACAAAACGAAAAATCATAGGGGAAGAATTCATCCGAGTTTTTGAAGAAGCTGCCAAAAAAATCTCCGCAGATTACCTGATTCAAGGAACCATATACCCCGACCGCATCGAGTCAGGTTTTAGAAAACACTCTGACACCATAAAAACTCACCACAATGTTGGCGGTTTGCCTGACGACATCGAATTCAAAGCCATAATTGAGCCCCTGCGGGACCTTTACAAGGATGAGGTTCGGGAAGTTGCAAAAATTATGGGCTTGCCTGATGAGTTGGTTCATCGCCAGCCGTTTCCGGGTCCAGGAATTGCTGTAAGGGTCATGGGGGAATTAACTGAAGAAAAAGTGGAAGTAGCCCGAAAAGCCGACAAAATAGTTACTGATGAAATTGAAGTGGCAGGATTGGGAACAAAGTTGTGGCAGTATTTTGCGGTGTTGACCCAAACCAAAAGCACGGGAGTGAAGGGAGATTCTCGGGCGTATGGTTACACTATTGCAGTTCGGATCGTGGAAAGCAAGGAAGCCATGACCGCAGGCTTTGCCAGAATTTCGTATGATATTCTGGAGAGGATTTCCACCCGCATAACTAACGAGTTGCCCAAAGTCACCCGAGTAGTATACGACATAACCCACAAGCCCCCGGCAACCATAGAATGGGAATAGTTTTTCCTTCTTTTTTGTGGCTTGAACTTTATTAGGGAAAACCATTAAGAAGTATCTAGGGGCGAGTTGGATGAATCTTGAAACAGTTAAAATTAAAGTTCCTGAGAACTGTAACGTGATTTTGGGTTCTGCTCATTTCATAAAAACTGTAGAAGACATTTACGAAGCTTTGGTCAATGCTGTCCCCACGGTAAAATTTGGAGTCGCTTTTTGTGAAGCATCAGGCCCGTGCCTAGTGAGAACAGAAGGCAACAATGAAGAACTGAAAAAAACTGCCTCTGAACACGCCCTGAAACTTGGTTGTGGCCATTCTTTCATTGTTTTCCTAAAAGATGCTTATCCAATCAATGTTTTAGACAAAATCAAACAAGCGCCCGAAGTATGTACTGTGCATGCTGCAACAGCTAATCCCCTTGAGGTTATAGTTGCTGAAACAGAACAAGGCAGAGGAATTCTAGGAGTTATTGACGGCTTCAAAAGCAAAGGAATCGAAACAGAAAAAGACAAAAAAGACCGAAAAGACTTCCTCAGAAAAATAGGATACA containing:
- a CDS encoding magnesium transporter, whose product is MTKTNIAGALSNQKFKASLSQSLLSLSFDIFGLLTGTLLFVYSGVFDQAPWAIILYPGILSVRGAIGGIFSAHLGTGLHLGTIKPVFTKNTKDFQYLLRVIVTLALVSGITIGVAAWGFGLFLWNATVFDFMNIMGVIIATMALSVVFISPLTMFFSVFTFRRGLDPDVVVYPVTSPISDIINTSCYILSFTLFFLLGSVGNALVWGLDIIFVCFVVYLLLRSLKNKYYVETIREFLVTLVFVSIIANVAGSLLDK
- the tfb gene encoding transcription initiation factor IIB (stabilizes TBP binding to an archaeal box-A promoter; responsible for recruiting RNA polymerase II to the pre-initiation complex), producing MTKQALSLKCPECGSTNLVLDSEMGESVCSRCGLVVEDSLQSQEAEWRAFTPQERDSRARAGTPTNYSHYDKGLSTVIRVEKDAAGRPLSPKVKQQMWRLRRWHTRSKVHASQSRNLMLAMSELQRLSDVLHMPSSVHDMAAIIYRKALNAGLVRGRSIGGMVAGSLYAAVRFTKVPRTLKEISEASQRTGKEIARSYSVIVRNLDMRMPIDDPADYITKVAENAKVSSDVEGLAIKLIREAKRNYATTGKDPSGLAAAILYLSARMLKEKVTQAQLAKAANVTEVTVRNRKRDLMKSLSLTKA
- a CDS encoding NrpR regulatory domain-containing protein, translated to MAQENDSTRKEIEILRILSEFEGPVGSTLLKRELRKRGFLLSERTVRYHLQLLEAKGFVLGHDRKGRTITPQGLEELSRSLATQRLGFTTTRFMSLAYSATYDATKDSGSVVGNVALLDKSLQHKAIDTMKALQNMNLLSAPYIKILNENEEYCDISVPKDKFALFTVCNLTLDSILIHSGIPLFFKYGGLVQVVNKKPIRFVEIISYEGTTIPPLEVFVYRRMTSISRILKTGSGMLLATLREAPSEAREKTVKIVEEQQKKGWGGVLVLGEPNEPVLGVPVGMDRFGICMVGGIVPGAAMVEDGNHEVTFTSHCFVPIKDMTRI
- the guaA gene encoding glutamine-hydrolyzing GMP synthase, whose translation is MKHDAILVLDFGGQYCNLIARRIREHKVYSEIVPCDITPQEIDELNQTMNVKGLILSGGPWSVYEKDAPKFDPELLNLDIPVLGLCYGHQMIAFFSNGKVKAGTTKEYGIAYVTIDKPVGILRDLNKQEKVWMSHGDTVYDLPEDYEMIAYTKSCPIAAYHHKTKQIYGLQWHPEVVHTEHGMQMLKNFIFEVCKCEPNWKAESLVDKAVKEIQETVGKGTAIIGLSGGIDSSVATFMAAKAIGERLLAIYVDHGFMREGETEYVESTFKKHGVNIIAIRAKDRFMKRLGGIVDPETKRKIIGEEFIRVFEEAAKKISADYLIQGTIYPDRIESGFRKHSDTIKTHHNVGGLPDDIEFKAIIEPLRDLYKDEVREVAKIMGLPDELVHRQPFPGPGIAVRVMGELTEEKVEVARKADKIVTDEIEVAGLGTKLWQYFAVLTQTKSTGVKGDSRAYGYTIAVRIVESKEAMTAGFARISYDILERISTRITNELPKVTRVVYDITHKPPATIEWE
- a CDS encoding adenosine-specific kinase; the protein is MNLETVKIKVPENCNVILGSAHFIKTVEDIYEALVNAVPTVKFGVAFCEASGPCLVRTEGNNEELKKTASEHALKLGCGHSFIVFLKDAYPINVLDKIKQAPEVCTVHAATANPLEVIVAETEQGRGILGVIDGFKSKGIETEKDKKDRKDFLRKIGYKL